One genomic segment of Pandoraea thiooxydans includes these proteins:
- a CDS encoding peptide chain release factor 3 yields the protein MSVTQQAAQRRTFAIISHPDAGKTTLTEKLLLFAGAIHIAGSVKARKASRHATSDWMEIEKQRGISVASSVMQMEYRDCVINLLDTPGHQDFSEDTYRVLTAVDAALMVIDAGNGVEAQTLRLLEVCRARNTPIITFVNKMDREVREPLDLIDEIERVLGMPAVPFTWPVGMGKQFAGVFDIRHDCMRVFEPGSDRVSEPPETIQGIDNPANMQRFGDTFEQAHQEVELVRAASPSFDREAFLAGRQTPVLFGSAINNFGVREVLDALVDLAPSPGPRKALQRTVLPDEAKFSGVVFKVQANMDPAHRDRIAFVRICSGRFERGMRLKICRNGKEVRTNNAVSFLSQRRDLMEEAYSGDIIGIPNHGLLQLGDTLTEGENLQFTGLPFFAPEMFHGVEVADPMRVKHLRTGLMHLGEEGAIQVFRPQTSGMLLLGAVGALQFDVVAHRLRHEYGVEPRLMPSSYRMARWVTAESPEELKRFMSANAHRVALDAVDAPVVLVGHAAELTVLKERWEKISFHALREHAGLVFQSGLHS from the coding sequence ATGAGTGTGACCCAACAAGCGGCCCAGCGCCGCACTTTCGCGATCATCTCGCACCCTGACGCCGGCAAGACGACCCTGACCGAGAAGCTGCTGCTGTTCGCCGGCGCGATTCACATCGCCGGCAGCGTCAAGGCGCGCAAGGCGAGCCGGCACGCGACCTCCGACTGGATGGAGATCGAGAAGCAGCGGGGTATCTCGGTCGCCAGCTCGGTGATGCAAATGGAGTATCGCGACTGCGTCATCAATCTGCTGGACACCCCCGGTCACCAGGACTTCTCGGAAGACACTTATCGCGTGCTGACCGCCGTCGACGCCGCGCTGATGGTGATCGATGCCGGTAACGGCGTCGAGGCGCAAACCCTGCGCCTGTTGGAAGTCTGCCGGGCCCGCAACACGCCGATCATCACCTTCGTCAACAAGATGGACCGCGAGGTGCGCGAGCCGCTGGATCTGATCGACGAAATCGAGCGGGTGCTGGGCATGCCGGCCGTGCCATTCACGTGGCCGGTGGGTATGGGCAAGCAGTTTGCCGGCGTATTCGACATTCGCCACGACTGCATGCGGGTGTTCGAGCCGGGCAGCGACCGCGTGAGCGAGCCGCCCGAAACGATTCAAGGAATCGACAACCCGGCCAACATGCAGCGGTTCGGCGATACCTTCGAGCAGGCGCACCAGGAGGTCGAGCTGGTGCGGGCCGCCTCGCCGTCGTTCGATCGCGAGGCGTTTCTGGCCGGTCGCCAGACTCCCGTGCTGTTCGGTTCGGCCATCAACAACTTCGGCGTGCGCGAAGTGCTCGATGCGCTGGTCGACCTGGCACCATCGCCCGGGCCGCGCAAGGCGCTGCAGCGCACCGTGCTGCCCGACGAGGCCAAATTCTCGGGCGTGGTGTTCAAGGTCCAGGCCAATATGGATCCGGCGCACCGTGACCGGATCGCTTTCGTGCGCATCTGCTCGGGGCGTTTCGAGCGCGGCATGCGGCTGAAGATCTGCCGCAACGGCAAGGAAGTGCGGACCAATAACGCCGTATCGTTCCTGTCGCAGCGCCGCGATCTGATGGAAGAAGCCTATTCCGGCGACATCATCGGTATTCCCAATCACGGGCTGCTGCAGTTGGGCGACACCCTGACCGAGGGCGAGAATCTGCAATTCACCGGCCTGCCGTTCTTTGCGCCGGAAATGTTCCATGGCGTCGAGGTGGCCGATCCGATGCGCGTCAAGCATTTGCGCACGGGCCTGATGCATCTGGGCGAAGAGGGGGCGATCCAGGTGTTTCGTCCGCAGACCAGCGGCATGCTGCTGCTCGGCGCGGTCGGCGCGCTGCAATTCGATGTCGTCGCGCACCGCTTGCGGCATGAATATGGGGTCGAGCCTCGCCTGATGCCGAGCTCCTACCGGATGGCCCGCTGGGTCACCGCGGAATCCCCCGAGGAACTCAAGCGCTTCATGAGCGCCAATGCGCACCGGGTCGCGCTCGACGCGGTCGACGCGCCGGTCGTGCTGGTCGGGCATGCCGCCGAACTCACCGTGCTCAAGGAGCGTTGGGAAAAGATCTCGTTCCACGCGCTGCGCGAACACGCCGGCCTGGTTTTCCAGTCAGGACTGCATTCATAG
- the hpnI gene encoding bacteriohopanetetrol glucosamine biosynthesis glycosyltransferase HpnI, whose amino-acid sequence MTSPLLFATAWALALVCCAAAGYQAFAALSTFKAAKARRVTPVGPVPGAVSVLKPLCGAEPRLFENLATFCEQSYPEMQLVFGVSASDDPAIAVVERLRSAYPRQDIALVVDSTVHGQNLKVSNLINMAAQARHDLLVIADSDIAVEPDYLTRVLAPLADPAIGIVTCLYRAQAVGGLWPRLGALFVNQWFAPSVRVAHAGGSTDFGFGATLALRRATLERIGGLAALRDELADDYWLAEHVRRLGLRTVLSDVMVSTDVVEPDFGTLWARETRWLRTIRSINPGGYAFLFITFASPWLLMAAWLGYGWAAAVPLGWPARLAAGSLWLGLAARLAVHALGSRSARHFWHDLALVPARDALLALDWLIALFGSHVRWRSAQMRVNSHTNTLEITDGA is encoded by the coding sequence ATGACTTCTCCACTGTTATTCGCTACCGCATGGGCGCTTGCCCTGGTGTGCTGCGCGGCGGCCGGCTATCAGGCCTTCGCCGCGCTGAGCACATTCAAGGCGGCAAAGGCCCGGCGCGTCACTCCGGTCGGACCGGTGCCCGGCGCGGTGAGCGTACTCAAGCCGTTGTGCGGCGCGGAACCCCGGCTGTTCGAGAATCTCGCCACATTCTGCGAGCAAAGCTATCCAGAAATGCAGCTGGTGTTCGGCGTGAGCGCCTCGGATGATCCGGCCATCGCCGTGGTCGAACGGCTGCGTTCGGCCTATCCCCGGCAAGACATCGCACTGGTTGTCGACTCGACCGTACATGGCCAGAATCTGAAGGTCAGCAACCTGATCAATATGGCCGCGCAGGCGCGGCACGACCTCCTGGTGATTGCCGACAGCGACATCGCTGTCGAGCCGGACTACCTCACACGCGTGCTGGCGCCCCTGGCCGATCCCGCTATCGGGATCGTTACCTGCCTGTATCGTGCGCAAGCTGTCGGCGGCCTCTGGCCACGTCTGGGTGCGCTGTTCGTCAATCAGTGGTTCGCGCCGTCGGTGCGCGTGGCCCACGCCGGGGGGTCGACCGACTTCGGTTTCGGCGCGACGCTGGCGCTGCGGCGCGCGACGCTCGAGCGCATCGGCGGCCTGGCGGCATTGCGCGACGAACTGGCCGACGACTACTGGCTGGCCGAACACGTGCGCCGGCTCGGTCTGCGCACCGTCCTGTCGGACGTCATGGTGAGCACCGATGTCGTCGAACCCGATTTCGGTACGCTGTGGGCACGCGAGACGCGCTGGTTGCGCACCATCCGCTCGATCAACCCGGGCGGCTACGCGTTTTTGTTCATCACTTTCGCCTCGCCGTGGCTGCTGATGGCAGCCTGGCTGGGCTATGGGTGGGCCGCGGCCGTGCCGCTGGGCTGGCCGGCCCGGTTGGCCGCCGGCAGCCTTTGGCTGGGCCTGGCGGCCCGCCTCGCGGTGCATGCGCTGGGCTCGCGCAGCGCCAGGCACTTTTGGCACGACCTGGCCCTCGTACCTGCGCGCGACGCGCTGCTGGCGCTGGACTGGCTGATCGCACTGTTCGGCTCGCATGTGCGGTGGCGCAGCGCGCAAATGCGTGTGAACAGCCACACAAACACTCTCGAGATAACCGATGGCGCGTGA
- the hpnJ gene encoding hopanoid biosynthesis associated radical SAM protein HpnJ — translation MMKTLFLQAPSFDGFDGGAGSRYQAKREIRSFWYPTWLAQPAAMVPDSRVLDAPADGLSVEATLDIAAQYDLVIIHTSTPSFPTDALFAEHLKKRKPSLKIGMVGAKVAVEPHNSLAASEAIDFVCREEFDFTCKEIAEGKPFAEILGLSYRLPDGSLEHNEARPILENMDELPFVAPVYKRDLKIENYFIGYLKHPYVSIYTGRGCRSRCTFCLWPQTVGGHRYRTRSVENVLAEVKWIRDNMPEVKEIMFDDDTFTDFKPRVEEIARGLGKLGVTWSCNAKANVPYSTLKIMKENGLRLLLVGYESGDDQILLNIKKGLRTDIARRFSEDCRKLGIKIHGTFILGLPGETHETIEKTIQYAKEINPHTIQISLAAPYPGTSLYKQAIENGWLEENKVINLVSAEGVQLAAIGYPHLSREEIYHQLERFYKRFYFRPSKIWEIVKEMLMSWDMMKRRLREGVEFFRFLRSHQA, via the coding sequence ATGATGAAAACGCTGTTCCTGCAGGCCCCGTCGTTCGACGGTTTCGATGGCGGTGCCGGCTCCCGTTATCAAGCAAAACGTGAAATCCGTTCGTTCTGGTACCCGACCTGGCTGGCGCAACCGGCCGCCATGGTGCCGGACAGCCGTGTGCTCGATGCGCCGGCCGACGGCCTGTCGGTCGAAGCCACGCTCGACATTGCCGCGCAATACGACCTGGTCATCATCCACACCAGCACGCCGTCGTTCCCGACCGACGCCCTGTTTGCCGAGCACCTGAAAAAGCGCAAGCCATCGCTGAAAATCGGCATGGTCGGCGCCAAGGTCGCCGTCGAGCCGCATAATTCGCTGGCCGCCAGCGAGGCGATCGATTTCGTGTGCCGCGAGGAATTCGACTTCACCTGCAAGGAAATCGCCGAAGGCAAGCCGTTCGCCGAAATCCTCGGCCTGAGCTACCGTTTGCCGGACGGCTCGCTCGAGCACAATGAAGCGCGCCCGATCCTGGAGAACATGGACGAACTGCCGTTCGTGGCGCCAGTCTACAAGCGCGACCTGAAAATCGAGAATTACTTCATCGGCTACCTGAAGCACCCGTACGTGTCGATCTACACCGGTCGCGGCTGCCGCTCGCGCTGCACTTTCTGCCTGTGGCCGCAAACCGTCGGCGGCCATCGCTACCGCACCCGCTCGGTCGAAAACGTACTGGCCGAGGTGAAATGGATTCGCGACAACATGCCTGAAGTCAAGGAAATCATGTTCGACGACGACACCTTCACCGATTTCAAGCCGCGCGTCGAGGAAATCGCCCGCGGACTCGGCAAGCTCGGCGTGACCTGGTCGTGCAACGCGAAGGCCAACGTGCCCTACTCGACCCTCAAGATCATGAAGGAAAACGGCTTGCGCCTGCTGCTGGTGGGCTACGAGTCGGGCGACGACCAGATCCTGCTCAATATCAAGAAGGGCCTGCGCACCGACATCGCGCGCCGCTTCAGCGAAGACTGCCGCAAGCTCGGCATCAAGATCCACGGCACGTTCATTCTCGGCCTGCCGGGCGAGACGCACGAAACGATCGAGAAAACCATCCAGTACGCCAAGGAAATCAATCCGCATACGATTCAGATTTCGCTGGCTGCACCCTACCCCGGCACCTCGCTGTACAAGCAGGCGATCGAAAACGGCTGGCTGGAAGAAAACAAGGTCATCAACCTGGTCAGCGCCGAAGGCGTGCAACTGGCCGCGATCGGCTATCCGCACCTGTCGCGCGAAGAGATCTACCATCAGCTCGAGCGCTTCTACAAGCGTTTCTATTTCCGCCCCTCCAAGATCTGGGAAATCGTCAAGGAAATGCTGATGAGCTGGGACATGATGAAGCGGCGTCTGCGCGAAGGGGTTGAATTCTTCCGTTTCCTGCGCTCGCACCAGGCTTGA
- the hpnK gene encoding hopanoid biosynthesis-associated protein HpnK encodes MALPAQRALIITADDFGLHERVNRAVERAHRQGVLTAASLMVGAPAAPEAVAIARQMPSLRVGLHLVLADGAPTLRPAAIPDLVDSQGRFGDDMVRDGVRFFFLPAVRRQLALEIRAQFEAFAATGLPLDHVNTHKHFHLHPTVLSLIVKIGREFGMRAMRLPFEAQAPVWLRPWIALVCKRLDRAGIAHNDYVAGIAHTGRMDEQVMLQVLGQLPPGVGEIYCHPAESGHEAISSGMRDYRHDDELAALLSPRVADAIRSAGVRRGGFADIFASPGRPS; translated from the coding sequence GTGGCATTGCCGGCACAGCGGGCGCTGATCATCACGGCCGACGACTTCGGCTTGCATGAGCGCGTGAACCGGGCGGTCGAACGGGCCCACCGGCAAGGTGTCCTGACGGCTGCCAGCCTGATGGTCGGCGCGCCCGCCGCGCCAGAGGCCGTGGCAATCGCGCGGCAAATGCCCAGCTTGCGGGTCGGCCTGCACCTGGTGCTGGCCGATGGCGCACCGACGCTGCGGCCGGCGGCAATTCCCGATCTGGTCGACTCGCAGGGCCGGTTTGGCGACGACATGGTGCGCGACGGCGTGCGTTTTTTCTTTCTGCCTGCCGTGCGCCGGCAACTGGCGCTCGAGATTCGCGCGCAATTCGAGGCATTCGCCGCGACCGGCTTGCCGCTCGATCACGTCAATACCCACAAGCATTTTCATTTGCACCCCACGGTGCTCTCGCTGATCGTCAAAATCGGCCGCGAATTCGGCATGCGTGCCATGCGCCTGCCGTTCGAGGCCCAAGCGCCGGTCTGGCTCAGGCCCTGGATCGCATTGGTGTGCAAGCGGCTCGATCGGGCGGGCATCGCCCACAACGACTACGTTGCCGGCATCGCACATACCGGGCGCATGGACGAGCAAGTGATGCTGCAAGTGCTCGGCCAATTGCCGCCAGGCGTCGGTGAAATTTACTGCCATCCGGCCGAATCCGGTCACGAGGCGATCTCCTCCGGCATGCGCGATTACCGCCACGACGACGAGCTGGCGGCCCTGCTCTCGCCGCGGGTGGCCGATGCCATCCGGTCGGCCGGCGTCCGGCGCGGCGGCTTTGCCGACATCTTCGCCAGCCCGGGACGGCCGTCATGA
- a CDS encoding lysylphosphatidylglycerol synthase domain-containing protein: MKKWLRWAGWPVGIAILLALVLHEGLGDVLGVIEKAGFRQLWLVPFHALPLLLDAFAWSLLLDRRASLLFLWWIAAVREAVSRLLPSVGIGGEITGIRLASWRVPDTSLVSASVIVEVLVTIAVQYAFAALGLVLIAAHTPHSDLFRTVGLTLLLSVPVPVLTVVLLQRGGIFHAIERWARHLLGDEHPLLQKIDGKRLDADIDRIMRRTGLLLRAFLLQFGGYALGAFENYWALSMLGHPVSIAGALAIEALTQAVRHAAFMIPGGLGVQEITVIALAQVFGVDRDVALSLALVKRMREVLFGSLALGTWQLAEMLRSRGLHSTRMRETRPASLPD, encoded by the coding sequence ATGAAAAAATGGTTGCGTTGGGCTGGCTGGCCGGTTGGGATTGCAATCCTGCTGGCGCTCGTCTTGCACGAAGGATTGGGCGACGTCCTCGGTGTGATCGAAAAGGCCGGCTTCAGGCAATTGTGGCTGGTGCCGTTTCACGCGCTGCCGCTGCTGCTCGATGCCTTCGCGTGGAGCCTGCTGCTCGATCGACGGGCGTCGCTGCTTTTTCTGTGGTGGATCGCGGCGGTGCGCGAGGCGGTCAGCCGCCTGTTGCCGAGCGTGGGCATCGGCGGCGAAATCACCGGCATCCGCCTGGCGTCATGGCGCGTGCCCGATACGAGCCTGGTCAGCGCCTCGGTGATCGTCGAGGTGCTGGTGACGATCGCCGTGCAGTATGCGTTCGCCGCGCTCGGACTGGTGCTGATTGCCGCGCACACGCCCCACAGCGACCTCTTCAGAACCGTCGGACTGACCCTGCTGCTGTCGGTACCCGTGCCCGTGCTGACAGTCGTGCTGCTGCAACGCGGCGGAATTTTCCATGCGATCGAGCGCTGGGCTCGTCACCTGCTTGGCGACGAACATCCGCTGCTGCAAAAAATCGACGGCAAGCGTCTGGATGCCGATATCGACCGCATCATGCGCCGCACCGGCCTGCTGCTCCGTGCGTTCCTGTTGCAATTCGGCGGTTACGCGCTGGGCGCCTTCGAGAACTACTGGGCGTTGTCGATGCTCGGCCACCCGGTGTCGATCGCCGGGGCGTTGGCCATTGAAGCGCTGACCCAGGCGGTGCGCCATGCGGCGTTCATGATTCCGGGCGGGCTGGGCGTGCAGGAGATCACCGTGATCGCGCTGGCCCAGGTGTTCGGCGTCGATCGCGACGTCGCCCTGTCGCTGGCGCTGGTCAAGCGCATGCGGGAAGTGCTGTTCGGCTCCCTGGCGCTGGGGACCTGGCAGCTTGCCGAAATGTTGCGCAGCCGCGGCCTGCATTCGACGCGGATGCGTGAGACCCGGCCGGCCAGTCTGCCCGATTAG
- a CDS encoding MFS transporter small subunit yields the protein MQTQEHPTNKVLMVIFWAYVLIPLAWGVINTLTKAMGLFK from the coding sequence ATGCAAACGCAAGAACACCCGACAAACAAGGTCCTGATGGTGATATTCTGGGCCTATGTCCTGATTCCTTTGGCATGGGGCGTGATCAACACGCTGACGAAGGCCATGGGGCTTTTCAAGTAA
- a CDS encoding OFA family MFS transporter produces MSANANGVTLGAPSFFSKEATIAGPGFNRWMVPPAALAVHLCIGQAYAFSVFNGPLTKVIGITQSAPDDWKLTTLGWIFSLAIFFLGLSAAFAGRWLEKVGPRRTMMTAAFCFGGGFLVSAIGVWAHQIWLLYFGYGVLGGIGLGLGYVSPVSTLIRWFPDRRGMAAGLAIMGFGGGAMIAAPLSVALMNHFKSATSIGVAETFVVLGVVYFISMMIGSLAIRIPPHGWKPAGWTPPAEASHKLITRHHVHIDQALKTPQFYLIWLVLFLNVTAGIGVLGQASVMIQESFKGTITAAAAAGFVGLLSLFNMGGRFVWASASDLLGRKMTYYVFFVLGGILYYFVPGFASSGNTVLFVLSFCVILSMYGGGFSTVPAYLADIFGTMHVGGIHGRLLTAWAAAGIAGPVLVNYIRAYQVAHGVAKSGAYTMTLHLMVILLVVGFICNLLVKPVHEKHHMAADAV; encoded by the coding sequence ATGAGTGCAAATGCGAACGGGGTAACCTTAGGTGCTCCTTCCTTTTTTTCCAAAGAGGCCACGATTGCGGGGCCCGGTTTCAATCGCTGGATGGTGCCGCCCGCTGCATTGGCGGTGCACCTATGTATCGGCCAGGCGTATGCCTTTTCTGTGTTCAACGGGCCGCTGACGAAGGTCATCGGCATCACCCAGTCGGCTCCTGACGACTGGAAGCTGACCACGCTCGGGTGGATCTTCTCGCTGGCCATTTTCTTTCTGGGCCTGTCGGCGGCATTTGCCGGCCGCTGGCTCGAAAAGGTCGGACCGCGCCGCACGATGATGACCGCAGCGTTTTGTTTCGGCGGCGGCTTCCTGGTGTCGGCAATCGGTGTATGGGCGCATCAGATCTGGCTGCTGTATTTCGGCTATGGGGTGCTTGGCGGCATCGGCTTGGGGTTGGGGTACGTTTCGCCGGTGTCGACGTTGATCCGCTGGTTTCCGGATCGGCGCGGGATGGCCGCCGGCCTGGCCATCATGGGGTTCGGCGGCGGTGCGATGATCGCCGCGCCGCTGTCGGTGGCGCTGATGAATCACTTCAAGAGCGCCACCAGTATCGGCGTGGCCGAGACGTTCGTCGTGCTGGGCGTCGTGTATTTCATCTCCATGATGATCGGTTCGCTGGCCATCCGCATTCCCCCCCACGGTTGGAAGCCCGCGGGCTGGACGCCGCCGGCTGAAGCCTCGCACAAGCTGATCACGCGCCATCACGTGCATATCGACCAGGCGCTCAAGACCCCCCAGTTCTACCTGATCTGGCTGGTGCTGTTTCTCAACGTGACGGCCGGCATCGGGGTGCTTGGGCAGGCGTCGGTGATGATCCAGGAGAGCTTCAAGGGCACCATCACCGCGGCTGCAGCCGCCGGATTCGTCGGCTTGCTGTCGCTGTTCAACATGGGTGGGCGTTTCGTGTGGGCCTCGGCGTCGGATCTGCTCGGTCGCAAAATGACGTATTACGTGTTCTTCGTGCTGGGCGGCATTCTCTATTACTTCGTGCCCGGTTTCGCGTCGAGCGGCAATACCGTCCTGTTCGTGCTGTCCTTCTGCGTGATTCTGTCGATGTACGGCGGCGGCTTTTCCACGGTGCCCGCCTATCTGGCTGACATCTTCGGAACCATGCACGTGGGCGGCATTCACGGCCGGTTGCTTACCGCATGGGCTGCTGCGGGGATCGCCGGCCCTGTGCTGGTGAACTACATCCGTGCCTATCAGGTCGCGCACGGCGTCGCCAAATCCGGCGCCTACACGATGACGCTGCATTTGATGGTGATACTGCTGGTGGTGGGCTTTATCTGCAATCTTCTGGTCAAGCCGGTGCACGAGAAGCACCATATGGCAGCGGACGCCGTTTGA
- a CDS encoding formate dehydrogenase subunit delta, which yields MNGRQLVIMANQIGGFFASMPDHTQALADIASHIRRSWEPRMRRQILAMLDTPEAESMSAIVREALQAHRTSLTPPQ from the coding sequence ATGAATGGGCGACAGTTGGTCATCATGGCAAACCAAATCGGCGGATTCTTTGCGTCCATGCCGGACCACACACAGGCGTTAGCCGATATTGCCAGTCATATTCGTCGTTCATGGGAGCCGCGCATGCGACGTCAGATTCTGGCCATGCTCGATACACCGGAGGCCGAATCGATGTCGGCCATCGTGCGCGAGGCGCTGCAGGCGCACCGCACATCGCTGACTCCACCCCAGTGA
- the fdhD gene encoding formate dehydrogenase accessory sulfurtransferase FdhD: protein MMPADPLDLDALPAPDAPREVRRFRRGAWQSALDDLAEEVPVALEFNGISHAVMLATPADLEDFALGFALSEGIIAEPGECYGAEPSVSPQGITMHIDIAARAFAQLKVRRRNLAGRTGCGLCGTENLAEVLREVAALGRTRRVSRQAIAAAQAALVGNQALQRRTGAMHAAAWCSSAGEIVLFREDVGRHNALDKLIGALARTPGWRGKDGFVLMTSRASVEIVQKAAQAGIEIVAAVSAATHLAVKVAEQTGMTLVGFVRGDECVIYTGFDRIEGSV from the coding sequence ATGATGCCGGCTGATCCGCTCGATCTGGATGCGCTGCCGGCGCCGGACGCGCCGCGCGAGGTTCGGCGCTTCCGGCGGGGCGCCTGGCAAAGCGCGCTCGACGATCTGGCCGAAGAGGTGCCGGTAGCGCTCGAGTTCAACGGCATCTCGCACGCGGTGATGCTTGCCACGCCGGCCGACCTGGAGGATTTCGCGTTGGGTTTCGCGCTGTCCGAAGGAATCATCGCCGAGCCGGGCGAGTGCTACGGCGCCGAGCCGAGCGTCTCGCCGCAGGGCATCACGATGCATATCGACATTGCCGCACGCGCGTTCGCACAACTCAAGGTGCGCCGTCGCAATCTGGCCGGGCGTACCGGATGCGGCCTGTGCGGCACGGAGAATCTGGCCGAGGTATTGCGCGAGGTGGCTGCGCTTGGGCGGACTCGGCGCGTGAGCCGCCAGGCGATCGCCGCCGCGCAGGCGGCGCTGGTCGGCAACCAGGCACTGCAGCGGCGCACCGGCGCCATGCATGCGGCGGCGTGGTGTTCTTCGGCAGGCGAGATCGTGCTGTTTCGCGAGGACGTGGGGCGTCACAACGCGCTGGACAAGTTGATCGGCGCGCTGGCTCGCACGCCCGGCTGGCGTGGCAAGGACGGCTTCGTGCTGATGACCAGCCGCGCCAGCGTTGAAATCGTGCAGAAGGCCGCTCAGGCGGGCATCGAGATCGTCGCCGCAGTCTCGGCCGCCACCCACCTGGCCGTGAAAGTGGCCGAACAAACCGGCATGACATTGGTGGGCTTCGTGCGCGGCGACGAATGCGTGATCTATACAGGTTTTGACAGAATCGAAGGGAGCGTTTGA